In a genomic window of Methylovirgula sp. 4M-Z18:
- a CDS encoding GPW/gp25 family protein, whose product MITGINRETGKPLDGWAHVVQSLQVIFSTRIGARIMRRLFGSAVPGLLGKNLEPSTLSAFYSAIIIAVELWEPRFSVRRITYPATQNSTANLAQGIFGFKLEGDYRPRALQGDFTVDQVKTAYF is encoded by the coding sequence GTGATCACCGGCATCAACCGCGAAACCGGCAAGCCGCTCGATGGCTGGGCCCATGTGGTGCAGAGCCTGCAGGTCATCTTCTCGACCCGCATCGGCGCCCGCATCATGCGCCGCCTGTTCGGCTCCGCCGTTCCGGGCCTGCTCGGCAAGAATCTCGAACCGTCGACCCTGTCGGCCTTCTATTCGGCCATCATCATCGCTGTGGAATTGTGGGAGCCGCGCTTTTCCGTGCGCCGCATCACCTATCCTGCGACGCAGAACAGCACCGCCAATCTCGCACAAGGTATCTTCGGCTTCAAACTCGAAGGCGATTACCGCCCGCGCGCGCTGCAAGGCGATTTCACCGTCGACCAAGTCAAGACCGCGTATTTCTGA
- a CDS encoding phage baseplate assembly protein V, with product MTGLETLLRELSDSLVAAHERIADLEGRLERMWRPGTVTDVDAAQQLYRHQIGVDDQGQPVKSDWIPYGQHAGDHKEHIAPSVGQQMMMISPDGDHSQAFGVPFTWSNANASPSTRSDESVRLRGDVKVTQRGDKHMTDTKPTGGGHFILATGAVVTKIPDPSKIKFVVGDPNNNPQWFALDPSVLLPCDKEDIS from the coding sequence GTGACCGGTCTCGAAACCCTGCTGCGGGAACTGTCCGACTCCCTCGTTGCGGCGCATGAGCGCATCGCCGATCTCGAAGGCCGCCTCGAGCGCATGTGGCGCCCGGGTACGGTCACCGATGTCGATGCGGCACAGCAGCTTTACCGCCACCAGATCGGCGTCGACGACCAGGGCCAGCCGGTGAAATCCGATTGGATTCCCTACGGCCAGCACGCCGGCGACCATAAGGAGCACATTGCCCCAAGCGTCGGCCAGCAGATGATGATGATCTCGCCCGACGGCGATCATTCCCAGGCCTTCGGCGTGCCCTTCACCTGGTCGAACGCCAATGCCTCGCCTTCGACGCGCAGCGACGAAAGCGTGCGCCTACGCGGTGACGTGAAGGTCACGCAGCGCGGCGACAAGCACATGACCGACACCAAGCCCACCGGCGGCGGCCATTTCATCCTCGCCACCGGGGCCGTCGTCACGAAGATTCCCGATCCGAGCAAGATCAAGTTCGTGGTCGGCGACCCCAACAACAACCCGCAATGGTTCGCCCTGGACCCCTCGGTCCTCCTGCCTTGCGACAAGGAAGATATCTCGTGA